Within Deinococcus actinosclerus, the genomic segment TCACAGGGCGCGGCGCAGACCATGCTGGAGACGGCCACCACCATCGGCGTGCAGAACACCCTGCAGTCCATCGGCACGCCCACCATGCCCAAGGTCAACCTGCCCGCGCCGGGGACGACCGGCGCCGCACCCTCGACCGCCACGACCCCGGCGACCGCCGCGGCTGTACCCACCGTGACCGTCACGCCCCTCACGGCCGACCAGCAGGTCCTGCTGGGACAGGCGCGCGCCGCCTACCAGGCCGGCACGCTGCCCGAGGCCCGGCGCCTGTACGAGACGCTGGTGACGCAGAACTACACCAATCCGGCCCCGCACTTCGGGCTGGCCCTGACCCTCTTCGCCCAGAATGACGACAAGGGCGCCGCCTTCGAACTGCAGCAGTTCGCGGCGCTGGCCCCGGACCGCTTCGAAGGCCCCTACAACCTGGGCGTGATCGCCACCCGCGCCGGCCGCCACGACGAGGCCCTGACCCTCTATGCCCAGGCCGCCGGCCTCATGAAGGACCAGGCGGGACCCGCGGCGCAGCGTCAGGTGCTCGAGGCGCTGGCCGCCGAGCAGACCCGCAAGGCGGACTTCGCGGCGCTGAGCACCACCCTGGCCGCCGTCAGCGCCATCGACCCGCAGGATCTCGACGTGCAGTACCGGCTGGCGCAGGCGCGCACGCTCAGCGGCCAGGGCGCCGCCGCGCTGCCCGGCGTCTACGCCCTGCTGCAGAGCGCCCCGGACCGCGTGGACGCCGCCCTGCTGCTGGCCGACATCTACGTCGCCCAGGGCCTGCCGGAGCGTGCGCTGCGCGAACTGGACGCCGCCGGCCCCCGCGTGAAGACCGGCGACGACCGCGCCACCCTGCTGCTGCGCCGGGCCGACCTGCTCGCCCAGACCGGCGACACCCGCGCCGCCGTGTTCGCCGCGCAGGCCGCCACCCGCGAGGCGCCCAAGAACGCCGTCGCCTACGCCCGCGAGGGCGAGCTGCGCGCCGCGCGCGGTGACCGTCCCGGGGCCCTGACCGCCTACCTGAACGCCGTGAAGCTCGCGCCGCAGAGTGCCGCCTACCGCGCCGCACTGGCCGGCGTGCGCCTCACCCTGGGCGACAACGTCCAGGCGCAGGCCGACGCCGCCCGCGCCCTGACGCTGCGTCCCGACGACGCCACGCTTGCCCGCGCGCTGTTCGTGCAGGGGGTCGCCGCCTACCGCCGGGGGCAGTACGCGCAGGCCCGCGCCGCCCTGACCTCCAGTCAGACGCGGGCGCCCAGCGCAGACACGGCGCTGTGGCTGGGCCTGAGCGCCTACGCGGCCCGTGACTACGCGGCCGCCGCGAGCGCCCTGGCCGAGAGCGTGAAGCTCAACCCCACCCCTACCGCCCGCGTGAACCTGGGCAGCGCGCTGCTCGCCAGCGCCCGCTACGCCGAGGCCGAGGCCGTCCTGCGCGGCCTGGTCAGCGAGAATCCCAGGAACGCCGAGGCGTGGTATCTGCTGGGCCTCAGCCAGCGCGCCCAGGCCCGCGAAACCGACGCCCGCACCTCGCTGAAGGCGGCGGCGGCGCTGGGCAACGCCCGCGCGCAGGAGGCCCTGAAATGAGCCGGGCCAGTACCCGCCGCTGGCCCGACGTGATGATCGGCACCCTGGTCGTCCTGCTGCTGGGCGGCTTCGGGACCCTGCTGCTGCGCCCCCAGGCCAGCGCGCCCGTCAGCGCCGACGAACCCCAGCCGGCGACCACCGCGACCAGCCCGGTCCCCGGCATCCCCGGCGCGCCCGGCACGACCAGCGACGATGCAGTCGCCGCCCCCGTGACGGCCGCGCCCACCACCACGCAGCCGGCGACCGGCACCGACACCGGCGCAACAGCCGACGCTCCGGCCACCCCGGCCCCTGAAACGACAGACGCACCCGTCATCGCCGCCGCGCCTATCGGCACCCCGGATCCGGCCCTGACCGGCCAGCCCGAGTCCCCCACCACGGCCACGCCCGGCACGGAAGCCACCCCGGCCGCTGAACAGCCGGACGCGGCCGCCCCAGGGACACCCACCCCGAGGACCGGCGGCGCGGTGCCCACGAGCGAGCAGCGCACGCCGCTGCGCAGCGACTACCGCATCACCCTCGGCACCTTCAGCAGCGTGGGCGCCGCACAGACCGCCGCGCAGGGCGTCAGCGCACTCGGCTACGCCGTCTACCCCATTGACCTGGGCAGTCAGGTGGTCGCGCAGGTCGGGCCCTTCGCCGACGAGACCAGCGCCCGCGAGGCCCTGGCCGACGTGCAGCGGGCCTACCCCGGCGCGGTCCTCTACCCCCCCAGGAACCGCAGCCTGAGCAGCGCGGCCACCCCGGCGACCGCGACCCCCTCCCAGACGGAACAGGCGCAACCCGAGCCGACGCCAGCGGCCACCCCCGCCGACCGCGCCGGCGACACGGCCGCCAGCCCCGCAGCCACCAGCACAGAACCCACCTACCTGCAGGTCGGGGCCTTCGACCGCCTGGAAAGCGCGCAGAACCTCGTGCAGCAGCTGCGCGACCTGGGCTACAACCCCACCGTGAACGCCCCGGCCGGCAAGAAGGTCACCGTGCTCGTCGGCCCGTACACCGGCGATCCGCTCACGCGGACCGAGGCGCGCCTCGGGCAGAACGGCCTCCAGTCCTTCCGGGTCCGCTGACCGTGGCTGAAATTCCCACTGCGGCCATCAGCCGCCTCGTCACCTACCTGCGCATTCTCGAACAGCTCGAACTTCAGGACGTCAGCCGCACCAGCAGCACGGATCTCGCCGAGCGCGCCGGCGTGACGGCCTTCCAGGTCCGCAAGGATCTCGCCTATTTCGGGCGCTTCGGCACGCGCGGCATGGGGTACACCGTCCCCATCCTCAAGCGTGAACTCGTGCGCGTCCTGGGCCTGAACCGCACCTGGAACGTCGTGATCGTCGGCGTGGGCCGCCTGGGTCAGGCCATCGCCAACTACCCGGGCGCCAGCGACTACCAGTTCCAGTACGTGGGTCTGTTCGACGTCAACCCGGATCTGGTGGGCACCCAGGTGCGCGGGCTGACCGTCCAGCACCTCGATGCGCTGCCCGCCTTCACGCAGGCGCAGCCCGTCGACATGGGCTTCCTGGCCGTGCCGCCGGACCGCGCGCAGGACGCCGCACAATCGCTTGCAGACGCTGGCGTGAAAGGTATCCTGAATTTCGCTCCCACCGTGATTCAGCCCCGCACCATCGAGCGCCCCGGGTTCAGCGACCTCAGCGACGAGTGGCGCGGCGTGATCGTGGAGAACGTCGATTTCCTCGCCGGCATGAAACGCCTCGCCTTCTACATTCTCAACCCCCACCTGAAAGACGCCCCCACCCCGGAGGACCCCGCATGAAGAAATTAGCCGCACTCGCCTTACCGCTCGTCCTTGCCGCCTGCGGGCAACAAAGCGTGAATATCGGCCAGGGCTTCCAGATGACCCCCTCCTTCGACGGCGCGACCGTAGCCGCCAACGTGGTCAACGTGTACGCCAAGAATGCCGACGGCAGCCGCGGCGCCTACCTGGGCAGCCAGGTCAAGAGCTACACCGTCACCCAGGGCCGCCTGAACGTCGCCGTGCGGGAGGGCAGCCTGGGCATGACCGTCAAGCAGGTGAACGTGAAGTACACCGACGCCTCCGGCAATCCCTTCGGCGGCGAGTACAGCACCTTCAACGTCTCCTCCGCCTTCAACATCCCCGAGGGTTTCGTGTGTCCTGACGGCACCAATACATGTGATTTCACCCAGAAGAAGGCGCAGAACGTCCTCTTCAGCAAGACCGAGGATCTGTACCAGCTGAGCGAACAGATCGCCATCGCCGCAGCAGACACCTGCGTGGACGGCTCGACCGTCGTCGGTACGTCGGCCGCCTGCGCCGAGGTACGCATGAACATCACCCTGAGCGGCACCGATAGCCTTGGCGCGCCGCGCACGATCAACATTCCCCAGGCACAGGTGCGGGTCTACGTGAGTACCGTCACCGACGAGGTCCGCTGATATGAAGACTGCCCGCAATCCCCTCCTGCTCCTCCTGACCGGCACCCTGGTCGCCTGCGGCGGTGGCACCACGCCCGCGGCCACCAACACCCCCCCCAGTGTCAGCGTCAAGTCCGACGGCCGCGCCATCACCACCAGCACCTACCTGCGCAGCGGCAGCGCCGTGCAGATCGCGGCGACCGATCCGGACGTGGGCGGCAGCATCACCAAGGTCACCTACGCCATCGACGGCGGCGCCCGGGTCTCGCTGACCCCGGCGGCCAGCATCACGCTGCCCGTCGGGAACCTGCGCGGCGGTCAGCACGAACTGGCCGTGGACGCCACCGACAATCAGAACGCCACCACCAGCATCAAGGTGCCCTTCCTGATCGACGCGGCGGCCCCCACCATCACACAACTGACCCTGAACGGTCAGGCCGCCGCCTCCACCACCACCTACACCGTCGGGGACGCCGTCCTGCTGGATATCGCCGCGCGTGATACCCGCGGCGACGCGGCCAACACCACCGGGCCCATCGCTGCGATCCGCGTCTACGAGAACGGCAGCCTGGTGAAATCCGGCAGTGGCGGCACCCTGAACGTCGACCTGAGCAAGACCGCCGCCGGCGCGGCGCGCGCCGCCGGCACCTCGGTCATCACGGTGGAGGTCGAGGACAGCGTCGGCTACGTCACCACCCGCACCCTGACCCTGACCTTCAATGCTGGCACCGACAACGGCGGCGCCGTGGCGCCGACCTTCACGTGGCTGAGTCCTGCCAGCGACTTCGTCAAGGGTGGCGGCAGCGTCACCCTGCGCGCCACCGCGACCCGCAACGGGCAGGATCTGAGCAGCCAGATCGTGTACACCGCCACCTGCGGCACCATCAGCGGCAACGTGTGGACCCTGGGTGCCGACTGCGCCGACGGCAGCAAGCAGAGCGTGACCGCCACCGTCACCGACGGCGGCCGCAGCTTCAGCAGCCCCGCCCGGGTCATCACCGTGGACGCCAGCGATCCCACCGTGCAGATCACCAGCCCCCAGCAGGGCCAGAGCTTCACGCAGAACCCCATCAAGATCTCGGTCACCGGCACCGACGCCGTCAGCGGACTGGACCGCATCCTCGTGGAAGCCAGCAGGGACGGCGGCGCCAGCTACACGCAGGTGGGCGTGGTCACGGCCGCCAGTGGCGAGGTCACCTGGGCGCCCATGAACGGCACCTACACCCTGCGCGCCACCGCCACCGACAAGACCGGGCGCACCAGCAGCAGCACCCTGGACGGCATCAAGGTCAACCTGACCAGCAGCGACGCCACCCCCCGGCCGTCACCCTCGCCCCCCTTCCCACCACCCCGCAGCGCGCCACGGTCACCGTCACCGCCACCGCCACCGACACTGACAGCGGCGTCGCCAAGGTCGACCTGTACGACGGCGGCACCCTCATCACCTCCAACGCCACGGGCATCAACGGGAAGTACACGTTCAGCGTCGATACCACCAAACTCAGCGACGGCACCCACACCCTCAGGGCGGTTGCCTTCGACAACGCCGGCCTGAGCTCCGAGACCAGCGTCACCCTGACCGTCGACAACACGGCTCCCGCGGTCAACTGGGTCAGTCCCGCCGACGGCGCCATCACGGGCGGCACCGTCACACTGAACGCCACCACGAACGAGGGAACCGTCACCTACACGGTGGACGGCACCCCGCTGAGCGGCAACACCGTCACCTTCCAGCGCGACGGCGAGCACACCATCACGGCCACGGCCACCGACGCCGCCGGCAACTGCACTGTCAACAGCATCAGGGTCACCAGCGACGCCACCAAACCCACCGTGCAGATCACCAGTCCCACCCAGAACCAGATGTTCACCAGCAGCCCGGTGTCCATCAGCGTGATCGGACAGGACGGCGAAACGGGCCTGGCCAACATCAAGGTGTACGCCAACGATGGCGTGACCGACGAGCTGATCAGCACGCTGGGCGCGGCCGGCACGGTCACCTGGTATCCCCGGAAAACTGACGGCACCCCCTACACCATCAGGGCGGTCGCCACTGACCGGGCGGGCAATACCAGTGACGCCGCGCAGGTCGGCAACATTCAGGTGAAGACCGCCAGCAAGCTGATCGCCAGTCCCGCTGTGACGATCACGCCACCGGCCGCGGCGCCCCGGGGCAGCACCTACAGCGCGAACGCCCGACTGTACGTTCGTGGACCGCTCACCGTGCAGGCCACCGCCACCACCGACGCACCCAGCCTGACTCAGGCCGACCTGCAGATTGACGGGCAGACGCTCACCAGCACCACCACCGCTCCCGGCACGCCGACATTCAACTTCGATTTCGATACCCTCAACGAGGGACTGCACGACGTGGGCGTGCGCTTCACCGACTCGGTCGGCACCACGGGCATCAGCAAGACCAGCGTCTACGTCGACAAGACCGCGCCAGTCATCACCTGGAATACCCCAGCCAGCGGCGCCCTGTCGAACACGGACGTTACCCTGAGCGCCACGGCCCAGGACAACGCCTCTGGTGTGAAAGGCAGCGTGACGTACACCGAGAGCGGCCAGCCGATCACCAGCCCCGTGACCAGCGAGGGCCTGCACACGGTCACCGCCACCGCCACCGATAACGTGGACAACGTGGCCACCCGCACGGTCAGCTTCACCATCGACAAGACGGCGCCCGTGGTCGTGCCTGGCCTGCCCGCCACCACGCAGGAATTCAACACGGCGCCCGTTACCCTGACAGCCACCGCCACCGACAATCTCAGCGGCGTGGCCTCCATGGAACTCCTGGTCGGCCAGAGCGGTCAGCCCCTGACTACCCTGGGCCAGCAGAGTGGCGCCTCCTACAGTGCCGTGTTCACCCCGACCCAGACCGGCACGTACGACGTGCGGTACGTGGCGCGGGATGTGGCCGGCAACGTCACGAGCAGCGTGACGCGCTCGTTCAGATACTCGGTGACGACCGCCCCCGCCGAGCAGGCGCCCGCACCGGTGCTGGACGTGGTCGGCAGCGCGCCCTTCTCCGGCAATATCTCCGTGAATGTATCGGGCAACTTCGACGCTGCCAGTCAGGTGGACCGTCTGATCCTCCAGATCACCGACTCGAAGGGCGTCGTGGACAACAGCACGTACGTCACCACGCAGGCCCGCGCGACGTTCAGCGTGGATACCACCAAGTTCGCCAACGGCCCTCTGAAACTTCAGGTGATCGCCTATACCAAAACCGGTCTGCGCGGTCTCAGTAGCGAAACCAGTGTGCAGGTGCAGAATATCGAGGCGCCCAGCATGACTATCCTCAGTCCAGATGCAGGGTCTACTATCAACGGCCCCATTACTGTACGAGTCCAGCTTCGCCAGTCCACTGACGCGTTCACTCTTACTGCCCTGGATTCAAGCGGGAATAATGTCCAGCTCGACGTACGAGACTTCGCCGGTCGTAGTGTCAAGACAGTCTTGGGCACGGCCACCAAAGTCAGCAATGGTATTTATGAAGCGTTCATTCCTCTGGACCTGATCGGCTCAGACTTTTCCAGCAACACGTACAGGATTGATGCGAAAGCCCAGACTGTGCTTGCAGACGGGAGTGTCCGGTCCCTCACGGCGACGACTGCCGTTTCGACACAGGTCTCGGATAACAAACCCCCTGCGCTCAGCATCCTCATGCCTGCCTACATCACCGATCCGTACAAGGCAGACG encodes:
- a CDS encoding SPOR domain-containing protein translates to MSRASTRRWPDVMIGTLVVLLLGGFGTLLLRPQASAPVSADEPQPATTATSPVPGIPGAPGTTSDDAVAAPVTAAPTTTQPATGTDTGATADAPATPAPETTDAPVIAAAPIGTPDPALTGQPESPTTATPGTEATPAAEQPDAAAPGTPTPRTGGAVPTSEQRTPLRSDYRITLGTFSSVGAAQTAAQGVSALGYAVYPIDLGSQVVAQVGPFADETSAREALADVQRAYPGAVLYPPRNRSLSSAATPATATPSQTEQAQPEPTPAATPADRAGDTAASPAATSTEPTYLQVGAFDRLESAQNLVQQLRDLGYNPTVNAPAGKKVTVLVGPYTGDPLTRTEARLGQNGLQSFRVR
- a CDS encoding tetratricopeptide repeat protein, whose translation is MTHTRTVLLGLTLALVSQGAAQTMLETATTIGVQNTLQSIGTPTMPKVNLPAPGTTGAAPSTATTPATAAAVPTVTVTPLTADQQVLLGQARAAYQAGTLPEARRLYETLVTQNYTNPAPHFGLALTLFAQNDDKGAAFELQQFAALAPDRFEGPYNLGVIATRAGRHDEALTLYAQAAGLMKDQAGPAAQRQVLEALAAEQTRKADFAALSTTLAAVSAIDPQDLDVQYRLAQARTLSGQGAAALPGVYALLQSAPDRVDAALLLADIYVAQGLPERALRELDAAGPRVKTGDDRATLLLRRADLLAQTGDTRAAVFAAQAATREAPKNAVAYAREGELRAARGDRPGALTAYLNAVKLAPQSAAYRAALAGVRLTLGDNVQAQADAARALTLRPDDATLARALFVQGVAAYRRGQYAQARAALTSSQTRAPSADTALWLGLSAYAARDYAAAASALAESVKLNPTPTARVNLGSALLASARYAEAEAVLRGLVSENPRNAEAWYLLGLSQRAQARETDARTSLKAAAALGNARAQEALK
- a CDS encoding redox-sensing transcriptional repressor Rex; this encodes MAEIPTAAISRLVTYLRILEQLELQDVSRTSSTDLAERAGVTAFQVRKDLAYFGRFGTRGMGYTVPILKRELVRVLGLNRTWNVVIVGVGRLGQAIANYPGASDYQFQYVGLFDVNPDLVGTQVRGLTVQHLDALPAFTQAQPVDMGFLAVPPDRAQDAAQSLADAGVKGILNFAPTVIQPRTIERPGFSDLSDEWRGVIVENVDFLAGMKRLAFYILNPHLKDAPTPEDPA
- a CDS encoding Ig-like domain-containing protein, which gives rise to MDGTPLSGNTVTFQRDGEHTITATATDAAGNCTVNSIRVTSDATKPTVQITSPTQNQMFTSSPVSISVIGQDGETGLANIKVYANDGVTDELISTLGAAGTVTWYPRKTDGTPYTIRAVATDRAGNTSDAAQVGNIQVKTASKLIASPAVTITPPAAAPRGSTYSANARLYVRGPLTVQATATTDAPSLTQADLQIDGQTLTSTTTAPGTPTFNFDFDTLNEGLHDVGVRFTDSVGTTGISKTSVYVDKTAPVITWNTPASGALSNTDVTLSATAQDNASGVKGSVTYTESGQPITSPVTSEGLHTVTATATDNVDNVATRTVSFTIDKTAPVVVPGLPATTQEFNTAPVTLTATATDNLSGVASMELLVGQSGQPLTTLGQQSGASYSAVFTPTQTGTYDVRYVARDVAGNVTSSVTRSFRYSVTTAPAEQAPAPVLDVVGSAPFSGNISVNVSGNFDAASQVDRLILQITDSKGVVDNSTYVTTQARATFSVDTTKFANGPLKLQVIAYTKTGLRGLSSETSVQVQNIEAPSMTILSPDAGSTINGPITVRVQLRQSTDAFTLTALDSSGNNVQLDVRDFAGRSVKTVLGTATKVSNGIYEAFIPLDLIGSDFSSNTYRIDAKAQTVLADGSVRSLTATTAVSTQVSDNKPPALSILMPAYITDPYKADGRVTFSRKSALMIQASDDNGISSIRVDLVCDAATAASGQTCPTAPYQYNFPVNVAGKIFRVFTLGTLMDGQPYVQNGNYTMRVVAYDGSNANVQEFPIRVARDAAASTIGQIAVNQEIVTTVVPDLTPGALNPTSATWTLPGNAARVRVATLFYRNEQAVELPAEVSVNPETSISNFSVSAGFIEEGSYRYDFIIEDLDTGVTRYYQGGTVRVKKNPS